Proteins from one Cicer arietinum cultivar CDC Frontier isolate Library 1 chromosome 3, Cicar.CDCFrontier_v2.0, whole genome shotgun sequence genomic window:
- the LOC101488950 gene encoding GTP-binding protein BRASSINAZOLE INSENSITIVE PALE GREEN 2, chloroplastic has translation MALFFSTTPLPSTNLTSKLPFFNYSPQFHSFRHFTDTTKRFHKVSSFIAFALNGNPTQRKPTFRRDGRNPLLSEGRDEDEALGPICPGCGIFMQDKDSNLPGFFQQKEVKIDIFEEEDYGFDDDDEVGFLGGSENKIEGNGSIDDELEAMLLGEDDDDKVDLDGFTPAGVGYGNVTEEVLERAKKKKVSKAEKKRMVRETEKVKEEVTVCARCHSLRNYGQVKNQNAENLIPDFDFDRLISTRLMNPAGSGSATVVVMVVDCVDFDGFFPRTAVKSLFKALEGIQENSKKGKKLPKLVLVATKVDLLPSQVSPTRLDRWVRHRASAGGAPKLSAVYLVSSRKDLGVRNVLSFVKNLAGPRGNVWVIGAQNAGKSTLINALAKKEGARVMKLTEAPVPGTTLGILRIGGILSAKAKMFDTPGLLHPYLMSMRLNREEQKMVEIRKELRPRSYRIKARQAVHVGGLARLDLIEVSVETMYVTVWASPNVSLHMGKIENANEIWNNHVGVRLQPPIGNERTAELGTWQEREVKVSGTSWDVNSIDIAIAGLGWFSIGLQGEATMKLWIYDGVEITLREPLVLDRAPSLEKPGFWLPKAISEAIGNQTKLEAQKRKKLEDEDIEYVGAEISA, from the exons ATGGCTTTATTCTTCTCTACAACTCCACTTCCATCCACTAACCTCACTTCCAAACTACCCTTCTTCAACTACTCGCCACAATTTCATTCATTTCGCCATTTCACAG ATACTACTAAACGCTTTCACAAAGTTTCTTCCTTTATTGCTTTTGCCCTCAATGGTAACCCCACTCAGAGAAAACCCACGTTCAGAAGAGATGGTAGAAACCCACTTTTGAGTGAAGGGAGAGATGAAGATGAAGCCCTTGGACCCATTTGCCCTGGTTGTGGAATTTTTATGCAAGATAAAGATTCAAACCTTCCTGGGTTTTTTCAACAAAAGGAggtgaaaattgatatttttgaaGAAGAGGATTATgggtttgatgatgatgatgaagtgGGGTTTTTGGGTGGTAGTGAAAATAAGATTGAGGGTAATGGGTCAATTGATGATGAGTTGGAAGCTATGTTACTTggtgaagatgatgatgataaggTTGATTTGGATGGGTTTACACCTGCAGGGGTTGGGTATGGTAATGTTACTGAGGAGGTTTTGGAGAGAGCAAAGAAGAAGAAAGTGTCAAAGGCTGAGAAGAAGAGAATGGTTAGGGAAACTGAGAAGGTGAAAGAAGAGGTTACTGTTTGTGCTAGGTGTCATTCCTTGAGAAATTATGGACAGGTGAAAAATCAGAATGCTGAGAATTTGATACCTGATTTCGATTTTGATAGGTTGATCTCTACTAGGTTGATGAACCCTGCTGGTAGTGGTAGTGCTACTGTTGTTGTTATGGttgtggattgtgttgattttgaTGGTTTTTTCCCTAGAACAGCTGTGAAATCGTTGTTTAAGGCGTTGGAAGGTATACAGGAGAATTCCAAGAAGGGTAAAAAACTGCCGAAGCTTGTCCTTGTGGCTACTAAGGTTGATCTCCTTCCATCTCAGGTTTCGCCTACAAGGTTAGATAGATGGGTTCGACACCGTGCAAGTGCAGGAGGAGCGCCTAAGTTAAGTGCGGTTTATTTGGTCAGTTCTCGAAAGGATTTAGGTGTGAGGAATGTGTTGTCGTTTGTAAAGAATCTGGCTGGTCCTCGTGGGAATGTGTGGGTTATTGGGGCTCAAAACGCTGGGAAGTCTACACTAATCAATGCATTGGCAAAGAAAGAAGGAGCCAGAGTTATGAAACTCACGGAAGCTCCAGTTCCTGGGACAACGCTTGGGATATTGAGAATTGGAGGGATTTTGTCGGCTAAGGCTAAGATGTTTGATACTCCGGGGCTCTTGCATCCGTATTTAATGTCAATGAGATTGAATCGGGAGGAACAAAAGATGGTTGAGATACGGAAGGAACTTCGACCTCGGTCGTATAGAATTAAGGCAA GACAAGCTGTACATGTCGGTGGCTTGGCGAGACTTGACCTCATCGAAGTCTCTGTTGAAACAATGTATGTCACAGTTTGGGCATCACCAAATGTTTCTCTACACAtgggaaaaatagaaaatgctAATGAGATTTGGAATAATCATGTTGGCGTCAGGCTGCAG CCTCCGATCGGTAATGAGCGCACAGCTGAACTAGGTACATGGCAAGAAAGGGAAGTAAAAGTATCTGGAACTAGCTGGGATGTGAACAGCATTGACATAGCAATAGCTGGTTTAGGTTGGTTCTCTATAGGTCTTCAAGGTGAAGCAACCATGAAATTATGGATCTATGATGGAGTTGAAATAACTTTGAGAGAACCATTGGTACTCGACCGGGCCCCATCCCTTGAAAAACCAGGTTTTTGGTTACCAAAAGCTATATCTGAAGCTATTGGCAACCAAACTAAACTTGAAGCTCAAAAAAGGAAAAAACTTGAAGATGAGGACATAGAATATGTAGGGGCAGAGATATCTGCATGA
- the LOC101488600 gene encoding protein EARLY RESPONSIVE TO DEHYDRATION 15-like, with amino-acid sequence MALVSGGRSTLNPNAPLFIPAAFHQVEDFSPEWWQLVTTLTWYHDFWLSQQHDDEGFYHEDDVVDLLPDAFDLDVADDFSIEAQLEEFIKSSEAQEETFVEP; translated from the exons ATGGCATTAGTATCAGGAGGAAGATCAACACTAAACCCCAACGCCCCACTTTTCATTCCAGCTGCTTTTCACCAAGTGGAGGATTTTTCTCCTGAATGGTGGCAGCTGGTGACAACACTGACATGGTATCATGACTTCTGGCTTAGCCAGCAACATGATGATGAAGGCTTTTATCATGAAGATGATGTTGTTGATTTGTTGCCTGATGCATTTGATCTTGATGTTGCTGATGATTTTTCTATTGAAGCACAGCTTGAAGAGTTTATCAAGTCTTCTGAAGCCCAAG AGGAAACTTTTGTGGAGCCATAA